One window of Nicotiana tomentosiformis chromosome 11, ASM39032v3, whole genome shotgun sequence genomic DNA carries:
- the LOC104119149 gene encoding CST complex subunit CTC1 isoform X2 produces MEEATVKTLSIAELLHQSRPLTGASSLFSNPSHKIPPPQFSNQPHTPSLPTLFPPKILKSLNYPTVLTGTLFLPHAENSPLKCNCFRFSDGSATVCCDILRFNPSLINKKVQILAWNFIPMKCNGGFLEIIRWAFPDSSSENSSDTFNVLSGCCVDQNVSIKARYFVRGVVESVSPVSVVPCRDGSRAGPENLRGFLVNVLVCGCKLCNPKDLRLDMKNLNDEMSGHCYNKHEIVYFCGSASSWHPVFTRLIRRIVSLSGLKKRLVFVGKKVSHLMYVAADNSLMHIPELPQQCIPVKEIDASGEGELVTYTGTVTGVYTRGMIVELDNELLLLLTDPQLSVPHSVRVGAMVSVKKVHFINPSYSWTKTLILGSCVKTSISVECFSSLETGCYTVTCCQSLLAKFIDSLVFVARLWVLLVVISFRRKFSGILSEKEILGSTSKKGFAQIYATSYLPASAFQIRHGLFMEFVKHDRCACSRETSSAPLKLVAPIANLINYCEAMWRKLICHQGRDFGIMGTQKEYNSISCGRRPFVLSIKRAIHSEDIGVSLLGILKVSPSSGRMLLVDATGSVDVIIPDLPSSWNFNNMYEVRNFLSIMEDIPMKLDHVDLIQNEPFTCRSIFENAPFVREMNMPLHLYYNMRDVIPVNHHFTICVDSQVDFGKVGRGKFHLLQLMHKFPILQKQFQGSQHASSTSSAFAEALILPWDLLIADKSRDTHIDKPLIDQLKEPMKFFNGMENGKLIACKRHKPDQLSREALTSGLNDTENEPSCSSSHSAYMCSFVADKHHNSCCPGKIPCLVTGNCVNYPSLGMLQHTGTKADVGSCCKPQVRKALLEFKSEAFSVYEVLKISGHYLIKHQKEGMLCTDGIGDKIVVNSGTNIWSFSFAYVNSLQSLDVSCLFKQCDSFLSHHRVLPEDYHRFQTPNCVPNNGSNEISSDVNLYISSDITNLFDVNLELLEDCSLGPLVPFGEMTNIYPSDHNLPEGNLTSIHGQIKAVHCSDGKSYAEHLRCESINHDCSSLFLEGTISICVHVLMDHKMVKIFGTAKKVAYPAGFGRGVTASFHRVLALSAQDNFMMISTSFIVINPSSVINDHNEDAYTCQSAALNLDGGSPLCAITASLISDTANCLETQPVEFHCRVVAIYVLVLEYNRKGKYLHTRTEPRPNSYGVDIPLAGFIFDDGSSSCCCWASWEIAAVLLGLHNEVSGESYAKTHKRSKKTRRKQACSSLTIAHLRRIMKRHGRVTVRNQASIFDSSCQDLVCSANPDKAISSSDQDFFQSLILKACCSSLLTVVGSLMSSDAVRWLETHLTELDMLMLPMQNIWVSKVHHMDSLAQAKKILQGLVES; encoded by the exons ATGGAGGAAGCAACCGTCAAAACCCTATCAATCGCCGAGCTCCTTCATCAATCTCGTCCTCTCACCGGCGCATCCTCACTCTTCTCCAATCCTTCTCATAAAATTCCACCGCCCCAATTTTCAAACCAACCCCATACACCCTCCCTCCCCACACTTTTCCCCCCCAAAATCCTCAAATCCCTTAACTACCCCACTGTCCTTACAGGCACTCTTTTTCTACCTCACGCAGAAAACTCACCTCTTAAATGCAATTGTTTTCGTTTCTCTGATGGGTCCGCCACTGTTTGTTGTGACATTCTTCGGTTTAATCCTAGTTTAATTAACAAAAAAGTTCAAATTTTGGCTTGGAATTTTATTCCCATGAAATGTAATGGTGGGTTTTTAGAAATTATTAGGTGGGCTTTTCCTGATTCTTCTTCTGAAAATTCTTCAGATACTTTTAATGTACTGTCTGGCTGTTGCGTTGATCAAAATGTTAGTATAAAAGCTAGGTATTTTGTACGCGGCGTAGTAGAATCTGTTAGCCCTGTTTCAGTAGTTCCCTGCAGAGATGGGTCAAGAGCTGGTCCGGAAAATCTTCGGGGTTTCCTCGTAAATGTTTTAGTTTGTGGGTGTAAATTGTGTAATCCTAAAGATTTAAGATTGGATATGAAGAATTTGAATGATGAAATGAGTGGTCATTGTTATAACAAACACGAGATTGTGTACTTTTGTGGATCTGCTTCTTCTTGGCATCCAGTGTTTACAAGATTAATAAGGAGAATTGTTTCATTATCGGGGTTGAAGAAGAGACTTGTATTTGTGGGGAAAAAGGTGTCTCATTTGATGTATGTAGCTGCGGATAACTCTTTGATGCATATTCCTGAGTTGCCCCAGCAATGTATCCCCGTTAAGGAAATTGACGCTAGCGGGGAGGGAGAACTTGTTACTTATACTGGGACTGTGACAGGAGTTTACACGAGGGGTATGATTGTTGAGTTGGATAATGAACTGTTGCTACTGTTAACGGATCCACAGCTTTCTGTGCCACATAGTGTGAGAGTTGGAGCAATG GTATCAGTGAAAAAGGTTCATTTTATAAATCCTAGTTATTCATGGACAAAGACACTTATACTCGGCTCTTGTGTTAAAACTAGCATTTCTGTGGAATGTTTCTCCTCGCTGGAAACAGG ATGTTATACAGTGACCTGCTGCCAGAGCCTTCTTGCGAAGTTTATTGACTCCTTAGTATTTGTTGCCAGGCTATG GGTATTACTTGTCGTAATCTCTTTTAGGAGAAAGTTCTCTGGGATCTTATCTGAGAAAGAGATCTTGGGATCGACAAGT AAGAAAGGATTTGCTCAGATATATGCAACTTCATATTTGCCCGCTTCAGCCTTCCAAATTCGG CATGGGTTGTTTATGGAATTTGTCAAGCACGATAGATGTGCTTGTAGCAGGGAAACAAGTTCCGCTCCTTTGAAGTTG GTGGCACCTATtgctaatttaattaattattgtgAGGCAATGTGGAGGAAACTGATTTGCCATCAGGGCAGAGATTTTGGTATCATGGGTACCCAAAAGGAGTATAACTCCATATCTTGTGGCAGGAGACCTTTTGTGCTGTCTATAAAGAGAGCCATTCACAGTGAAGACATAGGTGTTTCTTTGCTTGGAATCTTGAAG GTCTCACCATCTTCTGGAAGGATGTTGCTTGTTGATGCAACTGGAAGCGTTGATGTTATCATACCAGATCTTCCATCAAGTTGGAATTTCAATAACATGTATGAG gTCAGAAATTTTTTGTCAATTATGGAAGACATACCCATGAAGCTGGATCATGTGGATTTAATCCAAAATGAACCTTTCACATGCAGAAGTATTTTTGAGAATGCCCCATTTGTGAGAGAGATGAACATGCCACTCCATCTTTACTACAACATGAGGGACGTAATACCTGTAAATCATCATTTTACTATCTGCGTAGATTCCCAAGTTGACTTTGGGAAGGTTGGAAGAGGAAAGTTTCACCTACTTCAGTTGATGCATAAATTCCCTATTCTGCAAAAG CAGTTTCAAGGAAGTCAACATGCTTCAAGTACATCAAGCGCATTTGCCGAGGCCTTAATTCTGCCTTGGGATTTACTTATTGCTGACAAAAGCAGAGATACCCATATTGATAAGCCTTTGATAGATCAACTGAAGGAACCAATGAAATTTTTTAACGGAATGGAAAATGGAAAACTTATTGCGTGCAAAAGACATAAACCTGACCAACTGTCTCGTGAGGCTTTGACGTCTGGATTGAATGATACTGAAAATGAACCAAGTTGCAGCTCCAGTCACTCTGCTTACATGTGCTCTTTTGTGGCGGACAAGCATCATAACTCATGCTGCCCAGGCAAAATTCCGTGCCTTGTGACTGGAAATTGTGTTAATTATCCGTCTCTTGGTATGTTGCAACACACAGGTACGAAAGCAGATGTGGGGTCCTGTTGCAAACCACAAGTGAGAAAGGCATTGCTGGAATTCAAATCAGAAGCTTTTTCTGTTTATGAG GTGCTGAAAATCAGTGGTCATTACCTTATAAAACATCAGAAAGAAGGCATGTTATGTACTGATGGAATAGGTGATAAAATAGTTGTGAATTCTGGAACAAATATTTGGAGTTTTTCTTTCGCATATGTCAATTCTCTCCAAAGTTTAGATGTATCCTGCTTATTTAAACAGTGCGACTCATTTTTAAGCCACCATAGGGTTCTTCCAGAAGACTATCATCGGTTTCAAACTCCAAATTGTGTACCCAATAATGGAAGCAATGAGATCTCTTCAGATGTCAACTTATATATTTCATCTGATATCACAAACTTATTTGATGTTAACTTGGAGTTGTTGGAGGACTGTTCTCTCGGGCCTCTTGTTCCATTTGGAGAAATGACCAACATCTACCCCTCTGATCATAATTTGCCCGAGGGAAACTTAACATCTATTCATGGGCAGATCAAGGCGGTTCATTGTTCAGATGGAAAATCGTATGCAGAACATTTAAGGTGTGAAAGCATCAATCATGATTGTTCGTCATTATTCCTTGAAGGAACTATCAGTATCTGTGTCCACGTTTTAATGGACCATAAGATG GTCAAGATTTTTGGGACTGCAAAAAAAGTTGCTTACCCTGCTGGATTTGGACGAGGCGTTACTGCATCATTTCACAGAGTACTTGCCCTCAG TGCGCAGGACAACTTTATGATGATATCTACGTCCTTCATTGTTATCAACCCATCAAGTGTGATTAATGATCATAACGAGGATGCATACACCTGCCAATCTGCTGCTTTGAACTTGGATGGTGGTTCTCCATTATGTGCTATTACTGCATCTCTGATTTCTGATACAGCAAACTGTTTAGAGACTCAACCAGTGGAGTTCCATTGCAGG GTTGTGGCTATTTATGTCCTTGTCTTGGAGTACAACAGGAAAGGCAAATACCTTCATACAAGAACTGAGCCTAGACCTAATTCATATGGTGTTGACATTCCACTTGCTGGTTTTATCTTTG ATGACGGGTCATCATCATGTTGTTGCTGGGCTAGTTGGGAGATTGCAGCAGTTTTGTTGGGGTTACATAATGAGGTTTCAGGTGAAAGCTATGCTAAAACTCACAAGAGATCAAAGAAGACCAGGAGAAAGCAGGCATGCAGCAGTTTAACTATTGCCCATTTAAGGAGAATTATGAAGCGGCATGGCAGGGTCACAGTGAGAAACCAGGCTTCCATCTTTGATTCATCATGTCAAGACCTTGTGTGTTCTGCCAATCCCGACAAGGCTATAAGTAGTTCAGATCAAGATTTCTTTCAGTCTCTCATCCTCAAAGCTTGCTGCAGCTCCCTTTTG ACTGTTGTTGGCAGTCTCATGAGTTCAGATGCTGTAAGGTGGCTGGAAACACATCTGACTGAGCTGGATATGTTGATGCTTCCCATGCAAAATATATGGGTTTCCAAAGTTCATCACATGGACAGCCTCGCTCAAGCTAAAAAGATCCTTCAAGGACTTGTTGAAAGCTGA
- the LOC104119149 gene encoding CST complex subunit CTC1 isoform X3, protein MEEATVKTLSIAELLHQSRPLTGASSLFSNPSHKIPPPQFSNQPHTPSLPTLFPPKILKSLNYPTVLTGTLFLPHAENSPLKCNCFRFSDGSATVCCDILRFNPSLINKKVQILAWNFIPMKCNGGFLEIIRWAFPDSSSENSSDTFNVLSGCCVDQNVSIKARYFVRGVVESVSPVSVVPCRDGSRAGPENLRGFLVNVLVCGCKLCNPKDLRLDMKNLNDEMSGHCYNKHEIVYFCGSASSWHPVFTRLIRRIVSLSGLKKRLVFVGKKVSHLMYVAADNSLMHIPELPQQCIPVKEIDASGEGELVTYTGTVTGVYTRGMIVELDNELLLLLTDPQLSVPHSVRVGAMVSVKKVHFINPSYSWTKTLILGSCVKTSISVECFSSLETGCYTVTCCQSLLAKFIDSLVFVARLWVLLVVISFRRKFSGILSEKEILGSTSKKGFAQIYATSYLPASAFQIRQHGLFMEFVKHDRCACSRETSSAPLKLVAPIANLINYCEAMWRKLICHQGRDFGIMGTQKEYNSISCGRRPFVLSIKRAIHSEDIGVSLLGILKVSPSSGRMLLVDATGSVDVIIPDLPSSWNFNNMYEVRNFLSIMEDIPMKLDHVDLIQNEPFTCRSIFENAPFVREMNMPLHLYYNMRDVIPVNHHFTICVDSQVDFGKVGRGKFHLLQLMHKFPILQKFQGSQHASSTSSAFAEALILPWDLLIADKSRDTHIDKPLIDQLKEPMKFFNGMENGKLIACKRHKPDQLSREALTSGLNDTENEPSCSSSHSAYMCSFVADKHHNSCCPGKIPCLVTGNCVNYPSLGMLQHTGTKADVGSCCKPQVRKALLEFKSEAFSVYEVLKISGHYLIKHQKEGMLCTDGIGDKIVVNSGTNIWSFSFAYVNSLQSLDVSCLFKQCDSFLSHHRVLPEDYHRFQTPNCVPNNGSNEISSDVNLYISSDITNLFDVNLELLEDCSLGPLVPFGEMTNIYPSDHNLPEGNLTSIHGQIKAVHCSDGKSYAEHLRCESINHDCSSLFLEGTISICVHVLMDHKMVKIFGTAKKVAYPAGFGRGVTASFHRVLALSAQDNFMMISTSFIVINPSSVINDHNEDAYTCQSAALNLDGGSPLCAITASLISDTANCLETQPVEFHCRVVAIYVLVLEYNRKGKYLHTRTEPRPNSYGVDIPLAGFIFDDGSSSCCCWASWEIAAVLLGLHNEVSGESYAKTHKRSKKTRRKQACSSLTIAHLRRIMKRHGRVTVRNQASIFDSSCQDLVCSANPDKAISSSDQDFFQSLILKACCSSLLTVVGSLMSSDAVRWLETHLTELDMLMLPMQNIWVSKVHHMDSLAQAKKILQGLVES, encoded by the exons ATGGAGGAAGCAACCGTCAAAACCCTATCAATCGCCGAGCTCCTTCATCAATCTCGTCCTCTCACCGGCGCATCCTCACTCTTCTCCAATCCTTCTCATAAAATTCCACCGCCCCAATTTTCAAACCAACCCCATACACCCTCCCTCCCCACACTTTTCCCCCCCAAAATCCTCAAATCCCTTAACTACCCCACTGTCCTTACAGGCACTCTTTTTCTACCTCACGCAGAAAACTCACCTCTTAAATGCAATTGTTTTCGTTTCTCTGATGGGTCCGCCACTGTTTGTTGTGACATTCTTCGGTTTAATCCTAGTTTAATTAACAAAAAAGTTCAAATTTTGGCTTGGAATTTTATTCCCATGAAATGTAATGGTGGGTTTTTAGAAATTATTAGGTGGGCTTTTCCTGATTCTTCTTCTGAAAATTCTTCAGATACTTTTAATGTACTGTCTGGCTGTTGCGTTGATCAAAATGTTAGTATAAAAGCTAGGTATTTTGTACGCGGCGTAGTAGAATCTGTTAGCCCTGTTTCAGTAGTTCCCTGCAGAGATGGGTCAAGAGCTGGTCCGGAAAATCTTCGGGGTTTCCTCGTAAATGTTTTAGTTTGTGGGTGTAAATTGTGTAATCCTAAAGATTTAAGATTGGATATGAAGAATTTGAATGATGAAATGAGTGGTCATTGTTATAACAAACACGAGATTGTGTACTTTTGTGGATCTGCTTCTTCTTGGCATCCAGTGTTTACAAGATTAATAAGGAGAATTGTTTCATTATCGGGGTTGAAGAAGAGACTTGTATTTGTGGGGAAAAAGGTGTCTCATTTGATGTATGTAGCTGCGGATAACTCTTTGATGCATATTCCTGAGTTGCCCCAGCAATGTATCCCCGTTAAGGAAATTGACGCTAGCGGGGAGGGAGAACTTGTTACTTATACTGGGACTGTGACAGGAGTTTACACGAGGGGTATGATTGTTGAGTTGGATAATGAACTGTTGCTACTGTTAACGGATCCACAGCTTTCTGTGCCACATAGTGTGAGAGTTGGAGCAATG GTATCAGTGAAAAAGGTTCATTTTATAAATCCTAGTTATTCATGGACAAAGACACTTATACTCGGCTCTTGTGTTAAAACTAGCATTTCTGTGGAATGTTTCTCCTCGCTGGAAACAGG ATGTTATACAGTGACCTGCTGCCAGAGCCTTCTTGCGAAGTTTATTGACTCCTTAGTATTTGTTGCCAGGCTATG GGTATTACTTGTCGTAATCTCTTTTAGGAGAAAGTTCTCTGGGATCTTATCTGAGAAAGAGATCTTGGGATCGACAAGT AAGAAAGGATTTGCTCAGATATATGCAACTTCATATTTGCCCGCTTCAGCCTTCCAAA TTCGGCAGCATGGGTTGTTTATGGAATTTGTCAAGCACGATAGATGTGCTTGTAGCAGGGAAACAAGTTCCGCTCCTTTGAAGTTG GTGGCACCTATtgctaatttaattaattattgtgAGGCAATGTGGAGGAAACTGATTTGCCATCAGGGCAGAGATTTTGGTATCATGGGTACCCAAAAGGAGTATAACTCCATATCTTGTGGCAGGAGACCTTTTGTGCTGTCTATAAAGAGAGCCATTCACAGTGAAGACATAGGTGTTTCTTTGCTTGGAATCTTGAAG GTCTCACCATCTTCTGGAAGGATGTTGCTTGTTGATGCAACTGGAAGCGTTGATGTTATCATACCAGATCTTCCATCAAGTTGGAATTTCAATAACATGTATGAG gTCAGAAATTTTTTGTCAATTATGGAAGACATACCCATGAAGCTGGATCATGTGGATTTAATCCAAAATGAACCTTTCACATGCAGAAGTATTTTTGAGAATGCCCCATTTGTGAGAGAGATGAACATGCCACTCCATCTTTACTACAACATGAGGGACGTAATACCTGTAAATCATCATTTTACTATCTGCGTAGATTCCCAAGTTGACTTTGGGAAGGTTGGAAGAGGAAAGTTTCACCTACTTCAGTTGATGCATAAATTCCCTATTCTGCAAAAG TTTCAAGGAAGTCAACATGCTTCAAGTACATCAAGCGCATTTGCCGAGGCCTTAATTCTGCCTTGGGATTTACTTATTGCTGACAAAAGCAGAGATACCCATATTGATAAGCCTTTGATAGATCAACTGAAGGAACCAATGAAATTTTTTAACGGAATGGAAAATGGAAAACTTATTGCGTGCAAAAGACATAAACCTGACCAACTGTCTCGTGAGGCTTTGACGTCTGGATTGAATGATACTGAAAATGAACCAAGTTGCAGCTCCAGTCACTCTGCTTACATGTGCTCTTTTGTGGCGGACAAGCATCATAACTCATGCTGCCCAGGCAAAATTCCGTGCCTTGTGACTGGAAATTGTGTTAATTATCCGTCTCTTGGTATGTTGCAACACACAGGTACGAAAGCAGATGTGGGGTCCTGTTGCAAACCACAAGTGAGAAAGGCATTGCTGGAATTCAAATCAGAAGCTTTTTCTGTTTATGAG GTGCTGAAAATCAGTGGTCATTACCTTATAAAACATCAGAAAGAAGGCATGTTATGTACTGATGGAATAGGTGATAAAATAGTTGTGAATTCTGGAACAAATATTTGGAGTTTTTCTTTCGCATATGTCAATTCTCTCCAAAGTTTAGATGTATCCTGCTTATTTAAACAGTGCGACTCATTTTTAAGCCACCATAGGGTTCTTCCAGAAGACTATCATCGGTTTCAAACTCCAAATTGTGTACCCAATAATGGAAGCAATGAGATCTCTTCAGATGTCAACTTATATATTTCATCTGATATCACAAACTTATTTGATGTTAACTTGGAGTTGTTGGAGGACTGTTCTCTCGGGCCTCTTGTTCCATTTGGAGAAATGACCAACATCTACCCCTCTGATCATAATTTGCCCGAGGGAAACTTAACATCTATTCATGGGCAGATCAAGGCGGTTCATTGTTCAGATGGAAAATCGTATGCAGAACATTTAAGGTGTGAAAGCATCAATCATGATTGTTCGTCATTATTCCTTGAAGGAACTATCAGTATCTGTGTCCACGTTTTAATGGACCATAAGATG GTCAAGATTTTTGGGACTGCAAAAAAAGTTGCTTACCCTGCTGGATTTGGACGAGGCGTTACTGCATCATTTCACAGAGTACTTGCCCTCAG TGCGCAGGACAACTTTATGATGATATCTACGTCCTTCATTGTTATCAACCCATCAAGTGTGATTAATGATCATAACGAGGATGCATACACCTGCCAATCTGCTGCTTTGAACTTGGATGGTGGTTCTCCATTATGTGCTATTACTGCATCTCTGATTTCTGATACAGCAAACTGTTTAGAGACTCAACCAGTGGAGTTCCATTGCAGG GTTGTGGCTATTTATGTCCTTGTCTTGGAGTACAACAGGAAAGGCAAATACCTTCATACAAGAACTGAGCCTAGACCTAATTCATATGGTGTTGACATTCCACTTGCTGGTTTTATCTTTG ATGACGGGTCATCATCATGTTGTTGCTGGGCTAGTTGGGAGATTGCAGCAGTTTTGTTGGGGTTACATAATGAGGTTTCAGGTGAAAGCTATGCTAAAACTCACAAGAGATCAAAGAAGACCAGGAGAAAGCAGGCATGCAGCAGTTTAACTATTGCCCATTTAAGGAGAATTATGAAGCGGCATGGCAGGGTCACAGTGAGAAACCAGGCTTCCATCTTTGATTCATCATGTCAAGACCTTGTGTGTTCTGCCAATCCCGACAAGGCTATAAGTAGTTCAGATCAAGATTTCTTTCAGTCTCTCATCCTCAAAGCTTGCTGCAGCTCCCTTTTG ACTGTTGTTGGCAGTCTCATGAGTTCAGATGCTGTAAGGTGGCTGGAAACACATCTGACTGAGCTGGATATGTTGATGCTTCCCATGCAAAATATATGGGTTTCCAAAGTTCATCACATGGACAGCCTCGCTCAAGCTAAAAAGATCCTTCAAGGACTTGTTGAAAGCTGA